A segment of the Corylus avellana chromosome ca2, CavTom2PMs-1.0 genome:
TACTGGGGGAGAAAATAAAGTCTGAGACCCCTTTTCTTTCTAGCCAAACATTAGGAGAACCTTACTCCCAGAAACCCCCACCCATAATGGATCAAATCccaaatctccaccgttcaaGGGAAGAGAAATCCACTTTTGGCTTAAAAGGGCAgcaatttaggaaaaataaacCTACTCAACAATTATTCTTATTATGCTCTTTACAGTACATTGAGGTATTTGTcacataaaattaacaaaacgGAAAGTGAATAAATCATCAGCTCTCTAACCTAAAACAGAAATGTGCATTGACTTTAAGCTGAAACTTGCCTTATAAAGCTGAAGCTTTTTATGTTCTTTCATCACCCTACATTTGCAAGAAAGAGTTGAATCTGGTTGTGTGGCATCAGACAACTATACAacatgagaaaataaattgagGAAGTCAGTAGCCAACTGAATCAAAAGAGTAAACAGCGTGAATCTGAACCCAAAAAGCAGAGGTTTATAGCAAGAAATACCTTTACATGGTATAAATCTTTCTCCTCGTCAAAATCAACTTCAATCTTTCCAGCAACTTCCCCCTTGATTTTTTCTATGTCTGAATTAGGAAGATTTGTGTAAAATGTTCTTTTCAATGTTCTCAATGTGGTTTCTGCAGCCAAATCTATTGCGGTAGTTTCCTGGTTGATTGAAGGGCTTCTGCGTGACAAAGATCTAGGCCATATCATTGAAAAGCACGAAAGGCACAACCCAGGTATACACAAAGTATACAAGCAGTACACCAAACTAGaaagagggaagaaaaaaaaagaaagtcaagaaaatcatgaaaactttGCAAATTAAGATCCAAAGCAGTTGTCTCATGATAAAgacttttgaaaaagaaaaattttagttCACCACCATCCTCTCGCGGTATTCAAAAGTTATATTATTTCattccctccaaagacaccacaaaaggcaagacgaaaccatcttccacactgaTGCATTCTAAGGACTACCGCAcaaccctctccaacaagcaaaaTGTCTActacgcttctaggcataacccaagctaACCCAACACGACCAAAAATATCACTCTATAAGGCACTCGCAATCTTACAATGGAGTAGAAGATGATCTTAAGACTCCCCACTCATCTTACACATACAGCACAGTATGACATGTTGTTTCCTTTATTCTCAACTAAATTTTCATAGggtgccaaaaaataaaaataaaataaaataaaaaagaaattacccATGAAAAAGAATATTCCCAAATCTAGCAACCAGCGTCGGCTTAACGTTTTCCAACTTTTGGCGAACAGCTTCATTCCGCACATTCTCAAAAGAGGAAAGCAGGTTCGGCAGGACATTGTCTGCAATAGACACCCACGGCTTCGTCACACAATCTCCTCCGGCTTGCGCATCCTCAACTAACCAAAACCGGCAAACCCATTATTAATCACCAATTCCAGAGACAAAACGCGAGCAGCAAAATGGCAAAAGACTAACCTTTACCCAGATTCCGGTTCGCCAAAGCAAGGGGTTTTTCCCCGGTTCTTCTCTCAATAGACTCCATGGAAACCGGCTCAAGCTGAACGGAAGATGGAAAGTGGTTATCGTCATCCAAACCAACTGCAAACCAAGTGGATACAGCCCGTTTAGCATAGGTAATCTTTCCACTTCTATCTTTAACAGATTTGGATGACCTCAAATCAAGATTTCTCCTAAAATTAGGACGAAAAGATTCTGGTATTGGTGAGGGCCTGTCGGAGTCCTTGGACTGCCGCTTGTGTGGGGGAATGTAAGACATAGAAGAAGGGTATAGCAATTACAGAGTAGGCAGAGGGGTGTGGATGATCCGATTTCCGAAGAAGAAACGTTTAGATTTTATAGAGAGCGCAAAAGCTTCAATACTTGTACAAAGAAGATATTCTCATTGATTCTCTTTTGGTTTCTTGTTcaatgtctctctctttctctctatctctctatctcttttcctttcttttcttcttcctctcggATTGCTCTATTCTTCTTCCGCATAATAGAGATTGCTTTGTTTCTCCTCATCTTAGGAGAACTTCACAATGCAAAATGTTAGGGATCAATaagcttttcatttttctacaaatttaataaatcaaccattaactTATGTAAAGTTCATATAAGTCTATGAAGTTGTTGGTTTGTGGTGTTGGTGGTGTTTTTCCGAGCATTTGTTATCTAGTTTGCATCATACGATATTTTGTCTAAGGAGTAACAAAGCAGTTCCCACAAACCACACCAATTGATGATGCAGTTGATCGCATGGTCAAGCTCAAGCAACATACGCCtggaagagagaataaaaatggTCTGAGACGTTGTGAGGGTATGGAATTAATGAACCAACACATTAATTCCTATTGCTTGATTGGGCTCGTCATTTGGACCTAATTACCCCCGCACAAACCGCAGGATCCCGCCCTGAATTCTCTCTAACCTGGGCGGGCTGAATGTACAttcattatattaattattattattattattaatcccAAATTATGTATCTCTCATCTAACCTAAGAATTCTTTAGGCTTTAAGCACCATCATTAAGATTTAAGAGTAAGCCACAACAACGAAAACCCTGCTCTTATATACATTCAACGGTTTTTATAGGTCCAATCTCGCTCAAAAAAGTAGAACAAAGCACGAATCAATCTCTGCATCTACAAATTGATATTGTACAAAACTGTACAGCAGATAGAGATACAAACTTTCCACAACTTCCCCATCAATTCAGCAAGAGTTTTCCTTGCAAAAACCTCCTTCAAGCACTACGATCATCAGATATGGTCTCTTCAGAAGAACCATCACTGTCGATAATTATTACATCATCTGGTTTACAAGCCATGCTTTGTTCAGCCATTCCACTTCTGTTTCCCAATGAGTAGTTGAACCAATGGGTGCTATTTGATGGCTGCATGCCTCTTGTCCTGAAACCACAAAGCCTGCTATGGATTCTGTTTCTTGGTAAAGGGCATGGCTGAGCAAATGATGAAGCAACCACAGATAGATTTGACCCAGCTGACCTTGGAGTGCTAACCACTTCTCTGAGCCAGTGGGGTAAATTAGCTTTTGCTGCAGGACAAGTTAAGGGGCCATCAGCTGATGGAGGATTGCCCCTTGGCATAGTCTCCCAttccaaaaaattatatgacTCCCAATCATAGTTTACCCCATGAAAATCAGAATAAGGGCCCTTCCATGGGTGACTAAAAGGCCTATGGAGTTGTCCAGGGTCATTATTTTGAATATAACTTGACCTGAAATATGGCCTATTGGAGACATTACTACCGGCATTACCCTCTGAGTGAGCATATAAATTTCCAAGTGAGAGCTGAGTTTCATCTGTCATATTTTCTCTCCGGATTCCTCTTCTAGGACCCGAGAAGTTGAGGTTACAGTTCGATGAATAATTTCTCGTATTTGAATACTTAAACAATGAAGCATGTGTAGCATTCAATAATTTGGATTGTTCCTCCTCCCACCGCTCAGCCAGGTCCCCTGCCACCTTCCATGGTTGAAAGCACAATCTTGGGTCTCTTAACATAGCATCCCAATTGTCCCTTCCATGTCTTCTCACACCTATCCACAGAAAATCCAACTCCTCTTCAGACCACATGATAGTGTTAGGCTTGAAGTCACCATGTACACTGCCTCTTCTATCCAAAGCTTTTGCTCGGCTTACAATGCTGTCAAGCATCAGCCTGTGTCCCAGAGGTGATGACGAATGGCTAGTCAAGGATTCAGGCACAGCATCCTGGACAAATTGTCTTGCTTCACTGATGCAGTTTAACCAGGGCAGAGCGGTGGAAAAGTTGTTGGAGCCAGATCCTCCAATTTTAGACTCAGAGGGTAAGGATAAACCTAGGAGTGGCGATCTATTTGAATCTTGTTTCGGCTGAGTGCTTTCACTTCCCAAATGAAGATGATTTTGTTCTTCTGAAACCATGGAAGCAGTTACCTCAGGCTGCGTAATGGCTAAGCTCAGAACATCAGTGGTTTTGTCCTCTGAAAATAGCTGAAATCagttaaaaatacatttatttcaATCCCAAATCATATCATCAAGCAAAAAGGAACAAATAATAAGAAATGACCATTTAATGAGATTACCAGACGACAATATGGCATAAGAAAGTACAGCATATGGGTAATAGAAAAGCAACACTTCAAGAACGCAACCTACCTGAAGACATTTAATTTTTGGTGTCATGTCCATGGAGAACTCAAAAGAAAGTTTATCGTTAATTTTGCAGTTAGCACCACCtccttccatatatatatatgcatctcCACGTGCCTGCATAGGGTGGGCTGAAGGGGATTTCCCAACTCTCTCATTCATAGAATCCAACAATTCTTGGGGAAGCACTCCATGTAAAGAAGTGGCATCACTTCGGCTTGCAGAGTCCGCGCGCTGAAGAGTTTGTGGTGCAGAACAGATGGATTGCTTTTGAGAATCCAGATCCAAATTAATATTACAACCCTTGGTATTGCATGAATCTGCTATAAGAGCTCTTCTGAATAATTTAGGCAAAAAAGTATGGAAAATCTGTATATAAATGTTCCATAAGAAATAAGGGACAAAAACTGCAGCCTCACAATATGTCAACTAATAAAGCTACTGGCCCAAGAGCATGTTTATATCATGTTGAAAGGGTAAGTAAAGAGATAATACCAGTGGGAGTAAAAGACAGGTTCACATAAGGTAGAGATCCTCCTGTAGTGAAATCAGGTATTACTATTGCTTTCAAACCATCACTTGACACAAGTTGAGGTTCCTCACTGATGTAGGCCTGCAAGGTTTCAGATTCTTTATCTACAGTTCTGGCTTGAGAGTGCACGTCTTTAACGGCATTATTTAAAGACATTCCTGTACAATAAGTAGGAAGATCTTCTTCGATGTCTATGGCAATCTTGGAGCTCTGACCTAGTACTTGTCCAGCTACAGGTGAGAATTcctttgatatattttccccaTCAAGTGGTGGTTCTTTATTGTAAACCAAACTGTTTAGAACAAATTAACAAAGCAATTACAATATTTAATACTAGCAATTCAAATTTTAGCATTAAGTAATAGAGTTTATAAGAAAATACGTCTTGGTTTCAGGAGCATCTCCACCATGAGTCTGTGTAGAATCAACATCTTTTATCTGTCACCAAATCAATGAAATGGGTGATTGCTAAAGTGCATCACAAACATATTGAGTATGCCAGCCTCTTCACAGAAAGGAAAAACATTACAAGAAtgcaaaatattatatatacttaaGGTCTTAGTTCACAATCAATTATTGGACAGATTCATCCATAGGAAAGCCCTGatacacacactcacacacagaAAAAATCAAAGTACTTTAGTCAATCTAGTTACTAAAACCAAAGCAGATAGCATTAATGAATAATCACATAAGAAACTTAACCATGGTACCAATAGTATAATGTCCATATCCCCAACAGAGATGCACTGCTCAAGGAGAGGACAAAGGATAAACTGGACAGAAAGAGAAGGGGGGGTCAGATTCTCGGATCTATAACTTCTACAGATCCCATGTTATGCAGCTAAAGTTCACGTAGGGATAGGACAACAAGGTATACCCATGTGCCATGATGCACTAGGACCATTAGTGGTTCACTGTTCAAGGCCACAGTTCACTTTGGAATGCTTATGGGTCAGTTtggtgtgtgtatatatacatatatactacAAACGTGATATTTGTGGTTCATCTTTGGAAAAGGCTATGCTCCTATGCTTGGTAATGTGCCAGGGAGACGACTGATTGTTCACTATTTGGTGTTCATGCGAGCGTGCAAGGATAAACTATGATTGGACACTATCCCATCAAGATTGATAGTCTCACCTCTTTGAACATGCATCGATGAGCTTTTGTAATTGTCAGATTAGGATAAATTTTATAAGAGTAAAAATACATAACTCttctttataaataataacagTGTGTAggttaattagaaaaatatccTACCACTTATTTTCATctacatgatatcagagccctGACTTgaatactaataaaataaacctatactttatttttctctctttttttccttcaccAGCTTCACTTCCTTATTCTTACCTTTACTGTCCCGTTTACTTCTCACATTTACCATCCCCTTCTACCGTGCATACCATCTCTCCTAAAGGTTCATAGACCTTCATGCTCTTAGGTGAGACTAAGCCCCTGTCAATAGCCCAGGATGCCAATTACGGCACCCACACGGTGGTGGTTGTGTTGCCTTCATTCGTTGAAAGAAAGCAGAAGATCTGAAAGTACGGCTACTGTATTGATTGTGC
Coding sequences within it:
- the LOC132168467 gene encoding uncharacterized protein LOC132168467 isoform X1 is translated as MSYIPPHKRQSKDSDRPSPIPESFRPNFRRNLDLRSSKSVKDRSGKITYAKRAVSTWFAVGLDDDNHFPSSVQLEPVSMESIERRTGEKPLALANRNLGKVEDAQAGGDCVTKPWVSIADNVLPNLLSSFENVRNEAVRQKLENVKPTLVARFGNILFHGSPSINQETTAIDLAAETTLRTLKRTFYTNLPNSDIEKIKGEVAGKIEVDFDEEKDLYHVKLSDATQPDSTLSCKCRVMKEHKKLQLYKVELNPVRHMVVDISCLDKSLDLRLMLYNKGVLTSLTDDELENIRNLINSAVLDPDVKGGLRWPLGYASSGNRYCVVGVWHTIAKAYKSPSTRLKVREADRFDFKTSTGEASREINLKVKSVISLLQEQAVEITSVSEMLKDTLRLIWNLIP
- the LOC132168467 gene encoding uncharacterized protein LOC132168467 isoform X4; translated protein: MSYIPPHKRQSKDSDRPSPIPESFRPNFRRNLDLRSSKSVKDRSGKITYAKRAVSTWFAVGLDDDNHFPSSVQLEPVSMESIERRTGEKPLALANRNLVEDAQAGGDCVTKPWVSIADNVLPNLLSSFENVRNEAVRQKLENVKPTLVARFGNILFHGSPSINQETTAIDLAAETTLRTLKRTFYTNLPNSDIEKIKGEVAGKIEVDFDEEKDLYHVKLSDATQPDSTLSCKCRVMKEHKKLQLYKVELNPVRHMVVDISCLDKSLDLRLMLYNKGVLTSLTDDELENIRNLINSAVLDPDVKGGLRWPLGYASSGNRYCVVGVWHTIAKAYKSPSTRLKVREADRFDFKTSTGEASREINLKVKSVISLLQEQAVEITSVSEMLKDTLRLIWNLIP
- the LOC132171562 gene encoding uncharacterized protein LOC132171562 isoform X2; protein product: MSSSKVVLTYKRKRPSSRNGLAHGNSGCDALLGRPNDTPLATPADKHGALSDEQISENHEGNSSGSLECAACGERGNLLYCDGCNQSYHPQCINKSLKRQCCGSIIQKDSSTSQPLRKSSRLKAKKNIEGYDSSEMMVSSNKSLMRSPGEGSGKDTAGPSSEDIVSDNKFGHIQMVSCSNVNSSTACDHNYSEGILLSKSMGLGTEKCSDFVSLKSSFGMKCSFACDDVSSGLKLSNLEDTDSRCKAKFSNCSDAVAPTKLTTSFITFSRRYKRKKEMDGGNTQGKSLFEEKKCTLFSKWSNCANGNAHGPATFNKACLVDHAADIIQSKEVPDSRHSYCQNKDKIKDVDSTQTHGGDAPETKTLVYNKEPPLDGENISKEFSPVAGQVLGQSSKIAIDIEEDLPTYCTGMSLNNAVKDVHSQARTVDKESETLQAYISEEPQLVSSDGLKAIVIPDFTTGGSLPYVNLSFTPTDSCNTKGCNINLDLDSQKQSICSAPQTLQRADSASRSDATSLHGVLPQELLDSMNERVGKSPSAHPMQARGDAYIYMEGGGANCKINDKLSFEFSMDMTPKIKCLQLFSEDKTTDVLSLAITQPEVTASMVSEEQNHLHLGSESTQPKQDSNRSPLLGLSLPSESKIGGSGSNNFSTALPWLNCISEARQFVQDAVPESLTSHSSSPLGHRLMLDSIVSRAKALDRRGSVHGDFKPNTIMWSEEELDFLWIGVRRHGRDNWDAMLRDPRLCFQPWKVAGDLAERWEEEQSKLLNATHASLFKYSNTRNYSSNCNLNFSGPRRGIRRENMTDETQLSLGNLYAHSEGNAGSNVSNRPYFRSSYIQNNDPGQLHRPFSHPWKGPYSDFHGVNYDWESYNFLEWETMPRGNPPSADGPLTCPAAKANLPHWLREVVSTPRSAGSNLSVVASSFAQPCPLPRNRIHSRLCGFRTRGMQPSNSTHWFNYSLGNRSGMAEQSMACKPDDVIIIDSDGSSEETISDDRSA
- the LOC132171562 gene encoding uncharacterized protein LOC132171562 isoform X3, producing the protein MSSSKVVLTYKRKRPSSRNGLAHGNSGCDALLGRPNDTPLATPADKHGALSDEQISENHEGNSSGSLECAACGERGNLLYCDGCNQSYHPQCINKSLKCCGSIIQKDSSTSQPLRKSSRLKAKKNIEGYDSSEMMVSSNKSLMRSPGEGSGKDTAGPSSEDIVSDNKFGHIQMVSCSNVNSSTACDHNYSEGILLSKSMGLGTEKCSDFVSLKSSFGMKCSFACDDVSSGLKLSNLEDTDSRCKAKFSNCSDAVAPTKLTTSFITFSRRYKRKKEMDGGNTQGKSLFEEKKCTLFSKWSNCANGNAHGPATFNKACLVDHAADIIQSKEVPDSRHSYCQNKDKIKDVDSTQTHGGDAPETKTLVYNKEPPLDGENISKEFSPVAGQVLGQSSKIAIDIEEDLPTYCTGMSLNNAVKDVHSQARTVDKESETLQAYISEEPQLVSSDGLKAIVIPDFTTGGSLPYVNLSFTPTADSCNTKGCNINLDLDSQKQSICSAPQTLQRADSASRSDATSLHGVLPQELLDSMNERVGKSPSAHPMQARGDAYIYMEGGGANCKINDKLSFEFSMDMTPKIKCLQLFSEDKTTDVLSLAITQPEVTASMVSEEQNHLHLGSESTQPKQDSNRSPLLGLSLPSESKIGGSGSNNFSTALPWLNCISEARQFVQDAVPESLTSHSSSPLGHRLMLDSIVSRAKALDRRGSVHGDFKPNTIMWSEEELDFLWIGVRRHGRDNWDAMLRDPRLCFQPWKVAGDLAERWEEEQSKLLNATHASLFKYSNTRNYSSNCNLNFSGPRRGIRRENMTDETQLSLGNLYAHSEGNAGSNVSNRPYFRSSYIQNNDPGQLHRPFSHPWKGPYSDFHGVNYDWESYNFLEWETMPRGNPPSADGPLTCPAAKANLPHWLREVVSTPRSAGSNLSVVASSFAQPCPLPRNRIHSRLCGFRTRGMQPSNSTHWFNYSLGNRSGMAEQSMACKPDDVIIIDSDGSSEETISDDRSA
- the LOC132171562 gene encoding uncharacterized protein LOC132171562 isoform X1: MSSSKVVLTYKRKRPSSRNGLAHGNSGCDALLGRPNDTPLATPADKHGALSDEQISENHEGNSSGSLECAACGERGNLLYCDGCNQSYHPQCINKSLKRQCCGSIIQKDSSTSQPLRKSSRLKAKKNIEGYDSSEMMVSSNKSLMRSPGEGSGKDTAGPSSEDIVSDNKFGHIQMVSCSNVNSSTACDHNYSEGILLSKSMGLGTEKCSDFVSLKSSFGMKCSFACDDVSSGLKLSNLEDTDSRCKAKFSNCSDAVAPTKLTTSFITFSRRYKRKKEMDGGNTQGKSLFEEKKCTLFSKWSNCANGNAHGPATFNKACLVDHAADIIQSKEVPDSRHSYCQNKDKIKDVDSTQTHGGDAPETKTLVYNKEPPLDGENISKEFSPVAGQVLGQSSKIAIDIEEDLPTYCTGMSLNNAVKDVHSQARTVDKESETLQAYISEEPQLVSSDGLKAIVIPDFTTGGSLPYVNLSFTPTADSCNTKGCNINLDLDSQKQSICSAPQTLQRADSASRSDATSLHGVLPQELLDSMNERVGKSPSAHPMQARGDAYIYMEGGGANCKINDKLSFEFSMDMTPKIKCLQLFSEDKTTDVLSLAITQPEVTASMVSEEQNHLHLGSESTQPKQDSNRSPLLGLSLPSESKIGGSGSNNFSTALPWLNCISEARQFVQDAVPESLTSHSSSPLGHRLMLDSIVSRAKALDRRGSVHGDFKPNTIMWSEEELDFLWIGVRRHGRDNWDAMLRDPRLCFQPWKVAGDLAERWEEEQSKLLNATHASLFKYSNTRNYSSNCNLNFSGPRRGIRRENMTDETQLSLGNLYAHSEGNAGSNVSNRPYFRSSYIQNNDPGQLHRPFSHPWKGPYSDFHGVNYDWESYNFLEWETMPRGNPPSADGPLTCPAAKANLPHWLREVVSTPRSAGSNLSVVASSFAQPCPLPRNRIHSRLCGFRTRGMQPSNSTHWFNYSLGNRSGMAEQSMACKPDDVIIIDSDGSSEETISDDRSA